GTTGCCCTCGTCGTTGTAGTAGATGTCGGTCGCGCCGAGGACGGCGCCGCTCTCCCAATCGGGCGCGAAGTGCCAGTCGGTAGAGCCGAGGAGAAATTCTTTGGCTTTGGAGAGATAGCGTTCTTCGCCGGTCACGATCCAGCACAGGGTGGCGGCTTCGGCGATGCCGGAAATGCGCCCGGCGACATCCTGCACGTCGCGCCATTTGTCGGCTTTGAGACTGTCGCGTTTGCTGGGCTCGGGGTCGCCGTAGGTGACGGGCTCGGCGGGATGCGGGAAGTCCATGTAATCGCGATCGAGGTCGGCCTTGATCGCGGCAAACGCGGCGGCGCCCTCACCCGTGGTGCAGTAGGCGCGAAACGCGTCGTGTTGGCCGGCGACGACGAGGGTGCGCGGACCGTGGGCGGGCACGATGGAGGCGGGGTCGGCCGCGGCGCGGGCTGCAGTCGGAAGTGCAGCGCTCAGCAGGCCGATGGAGAGGGCAAGGGAGGAGAGCAGGGTTTTCACGATAAAGCGGGGAGCAGGGGATGTTGCAGGTTCCAGGAACCAAGAGCGGGGTGTTGCAGCGACCAGGTGCCAGCGGCTTGAGGACCGACGGTCCACGGAGCGGCGGCGGTCCGATCGCGGCCGGTCCAAACCAGCGCAGCGACGATGGCGGTCTCGCCGGCGGCGGAACCGAAGGAGGTGGTGTCGACGACCGGCGTGACGTGGTAGGGCGCGCGGAGATGCGTGCGCGGCGTGGTGTCGTCGAGACGCGTTTCCCAGTCGGCCGAACTGAAACCCAGCAAGGGCTGCAGGACGGTGCCGTGGCCGTCGTTGCGCCACGCGGCGTGAGCCGTTGTAGCCGGGGGCGTTGACCCCGGACCGGCCTCACCGAGGCCGGCTACAGTGAGGTGCTTTGGATCGCTCGCGGCGAGGGCGTAACCGCCGAGGCGGAGCGTGCCGGGTTGGCGGTTGGTGCAGACGTGGATCTGGAGCAGCCAACCGGCGCGCCAGAAGATGACCGTATCGACGGTGCAGTTCACCTGGCCGTGTTTTACGCCGAGGTTCCAGACGTAGCGCGAGTGGGTTTCCGTCATCTCGACGGCGACGGTGGAATGGCGGGCGAAACTGCGGCCATCGGGCAGGTGTAGCGTGAGCGCGGAGTCGCTGGTGGTGGCGGTGGCGAAGGGTTTCGCGATGCAGAAATCGACGTTGGTGCGATAGGCGGTCTTGCTCCACTTCGCCGCGCCAAAATCGACGTGGGAGATGGTGATCTGCGAACCGGCGTTGATGATCTCCACCTCGCCCGCGACGCTGCGCACGGTGAGGCCGGGCACGGGCATGACGTGCACGTAATCTCCTTGTTCGGCGGGCAACGGGGATTCCGGTTCGTGCCAGAACGGATGCTCGGGCAGCAGCACGAGGGGCGCAAATCCCTTGGCCGCCCAGTAAGGCGAACCACCGCAGGAGTAGTGCTCGGCCATGTCGCGAAACTCATCGATCCAGCCGACCGAGAGCAGGCCCTGGCTTTGCGTGATCGGGCGCGAGAGGAAGTAGTCGAGGTTGCGCGTGCAAAGGCGACGCAGCATGCCGAGCGGCTGAGCGGTGGTGCCGGCCGCGGCGCTGAGGCCGAAGACGTTGATGCCGTTGAAGCGGTAGCAGATCGAGCGACCGAAGGCGGGGTGGGCGCCGTCAGCGGCGAAGAAATGCACGTAGTCGTCGACGAAGCGACCAGCCCAGGTGTTCCAGCGTGCGGCGCGGGCGGGTTGAGCGGCGCCGTGGAGGCGGGCCCACCAGAGGCCGTAGAAATGAAAGGCGTAGGCGTTGTAGTGATCGTAGGCCTGG
This portion of the Actomonas aquatica genome encodes:
- a CDS encoding DUF2264 domain-containing protein, translating into MSDLPPSYRHWQNAARGLLEALLPHMAPGAAGIPIDGPATTNHDAQADRLESFARPLLLAAHWLQSAPHPDDTALRAAIAEWFRAGLLIGSDPTHPQYWGPDANYHQHHVEIGLLCIGLQIARAELWDPLTSAQRDQVAHWLASARGNGIVNNNHYFMGVHILEFLGAEGYGHPTDRKVIDTFLDRLEGMYRGDGWFEDGINQAYDHYNAYAFHFYGLWWARLHGAAQPARAARWNTWAGRFVDDYVHFFAADGAHPAFGRSICYRFNGINVFGLSAAAGTTAQPLGMLRRLCTRNLDYFLSRPITQSQGLLSVGWIDEFRDMAEHYSCGGSPYWAAKGFAPLVLLPEHPFWHEPESPLPAEQGDYVHVMPVPGLTVRSVAGEVEIINAGSQITISHVDFGAAKWSKTAYRTNVDFCIAKPFATATTSDSALTLHLPDGRSFARHSTVAVEMTETHSRYVWNLGVKHGQVNCTVDTVIFWRAGWLLQIHVCTNRQPGTLRLGGYALAASDPKHLTVAGLGEAGPGSTPPATTAHAAWRNDGHGTVLQPLLGFSSADWETRLDDTTPRTHLRAPYHVTPVVDTTSFGSAAGETAIVAALVWTGRDRTAAAPWTVGPQAAGTWSLQHPALGSWNLQHPLLPALS